Sequence from the Phormidium ambiguum IAM M-71 genome:
GTAGGTTCTTTGGCTGCTTGGCGCAGGGGTAGCTGGCTAATGCAGTGGGGAGAAGCTCTAGGGGCTTTGCTAGTAAGTCTGGTGTTTGCTCTAGCTCCTTTTGTTTCTAACGATCTGGTGGGCGTGCTACTGTTGGCTAGTGGCGGTTTCTGGCTACTGCTGACTTTATCGGATGAGGCAGGGGCTGGTGTTACTCCGATTCATTTATTGGTGCTGCTGTATTGGGGTATTTCGGCGGTAGCAACGGCGATGTCTCCAGTGAAAGCGGCGGCGTTGGTTGGTTTGGTGAAGTTAACGCTGTATTTGCTGTTTTTTGCGCTGATGGCAAGGGTGTTGCGATCGCCTCGTCTCCGTTCTGCGATCGTTACTGTTTATTTGCACGTAGCTTTGATTGTCAGCGTTTATGGGTTACGTCAATGGATTTTTGGTGCTGCACAGTTGGCAACTTGGGTTGATGCAGAATCGACTTTAGCCAAAACTACGCGAGTTTACAGTTATTTGGGAAATCCGAATTTACTAGCTGCTTATTTGGTACCTGCGATCGCTCTTTCTTTGGCAGCTATTTTCACTTGGCGTGGTTGGATTTGCAAAGCTTTGGCTGTGGTAATGTTTGGGGTTAATTCCCTTTGTTTAATTCTCACTTACAGCCGGGGCGGTTGGATTGGTTTTGTGGTGATGTTGTTCACCTTTTTACTATTGTTGTTTTACTGGTTTAGTGTTTATTTACCGAGTTTTTGGCGCATTTGGTCTTTACCTATTTTATTAGGTGGAATGGCAGGTTTTGTGGTTCTAGCTGTACTGTTTGTGGAACCTTTGCGCGATCGCGTTTTCAGTATCTTTGAGGGGCGGGAAGATAGTAGTAATAATTTTCGGTTGAATGTTTGGGCGGCGGTGCAGGAAATGATTGCCGATCGTCCAATTCTAGGTATTGGCCCCGGTAACACCGCTTTTAACAAAGTTTACCCGCTTTATATGCGCCCTCGCTACACTGCTTTGAGTGCTTATTCTGTGATTCTGGAAGTATTAGTAGAAACTGGGTTTATTGGGTTAATGTGTTTCCTGTGGTTGCTGTTAGTTACCTTTAACCAAGGTTGGCAACAATTACGCCATTTAAGAGAGTTTGCTAGTCAACAAGCTTTTTGGTTAATGGCTGCGATCGCAAGTCTTTTAGGTATGCTAGCTCATGGCGCTTTTGATACTGTTTTGTATCGTCCAGAAGTGAATACTCTTTGGTGGTTTATGATTGCTTTGATTGCTAGTTATTACCATGATTTGAGACAGGCAGTTAGGGAGTAGTTCCAAGGAGAAAAGGGAAAAGGGGGAAAGGGGAAAAAGGGGAAAGGGGGGGCAGAAGGCAGAAGGCATAGAAAGTCGAAGGTAGGCAGAAAACAGAAGGTAAAATTTTCCTTTCCCCTTTTCCCCTTTTCCCCTTTTTCCCCCTTTCCCTTTTCCCTAATCACCAAGTTACTCGATCTTTCAATTTTTCTAGTAATCTTGGGCCAATGCCGGGGACGCGATCGAGATCTTCTAAAGAAGTAAAAGGTTTTTGTTGTCGGGCTTTAATAATTTCTTGAGCTAATTTTGGCCCGATGCCTGGTAATGCTTCCAATTCTTGTTGAGTTGCGGTGTTCAGATTAACTTTTTCGACAATTTGAGTTTCGGGAGTTCGGGGAAAATTGGAATTTTCTCTAACTGGTTTAGAAGCTGTTTGAATTTGGGGACATTGTTGGGTTTGAGTTTTGATTTTTTGCTTAATTCTGTCTGGCAAACCAAGTTGAGCATCGGCATAAAGGCGATCGAATTCTCTTTGAAAATGAGCGGCAACTTTGGGACTTTTAATAATTACTAAAGTTTCGTCGTTGTTGCTATTTGCTGCTTCTGACCAGTTATGAGAACCTGCGATCGCAATTTTCCCATCGATAACCGCAAATTTATGGTGTAATAAATCACCTTTTCTCAGCAAAGGTGTTCCCACAGTATTAATCGGATTTTGCCAAGGTCGATTGTTCATTTCATATTTACAATCATTGACCAAAGCTACTCCCATCATATCTAAACCTTCACTATAATAACGATAGGCAAAATCTGGTTCAATTACGGTTCTGATTTTGACTTTTCGTTGGTGATTTGTTGCTAAAATATCCGCTAGTTGTTGTTCGGAAAAGACAAATAAGGCGAGATCGATCGATTCAGTCGCAGTAACTAAAGTTTTACCAATTAAACCATTACTGCTTTCTTCCCAAGGAATTTTTTGAGAAGTAGGTGAAAATTGTACAGAAATATTCACCGTTCCTAAATCTACATTTTGTACGGGGCGATGTGGTTTTTTCACCCCAAATTTACTATCTGGTTTTCCGCCTACTCCATCTCCCCACATTAAATTAAATTCTTCGGTGAAAATCGTTGCTAATTCAGGACTATTGATTTTCAGTAAACTGTTATCATTTCCTAAACTATCAAGATTTTGTAAATCTCCGTGAACATCGGAAGTTGTAAAATTAGCTGAAGTAATAACTAATGTTTGATTATCCACAATCACAAATTTGTGGTGCATTAAACCGCTACCAGCAGAACCATCAGCAGTATCATCAATTATTGGGACTTTGGCATTTTCCAAAATGATTAAAGCATCGCGTTGATTAATTTCGGCAACATCTAATTTTTCATCTTCGTTTTGGTCTATAAGTTTGCGATATTCTTTATAACGGTCTTGTTCTCTGGGAGGCAGTTTGGCGATTTCATCTGCGGTAAACTTACTCCAAGAACGACTGTAGTTATTTTCCAAAATTACTCTAACTTTAACTCCGGCCTTTTGTCGATCGACAATTGCTTGGGCAACTTTGGGTAAACGTAATTCTTGAACTGCTATATCTACAGTAGATTTAGCAGTATTAATAGTATCAATTAGTACTTGCTCTAAGTTGTCGCCAGAGCGTTTTTGCTTACGGTAAGGTTCAATGTATTCCGATAATTGTGTGTGATTAAAATATACCTGTACAAAAGGATCTTGCGGTAAGGGAAGGGGATTTGTAGTTTGGGTAACTGCTTTCTGGCAAGCAGAGAAAGAAAATGCCAAAACAATTACCGGAAGTATTTTTGAGAGATTCCAGGTAGGTAAATGCAACATTGCTAACTAAATAAAAGATGTCGGGTAATTTTAGTTACTACTTATTTAGCAGAATAGCATTCAGATCGATCGATGGAGATTAGTTAAGTTACGGATTTTTTTGGGGATTTACAAGGTAATTTTAGATTGGGCTAGTTTTTGTTGAAATTAATAAAACTTTACTAAGATGGGTACTCTTTTGGGTGGCAAAATCTAGGAGGCAAACCGTTGTTTTATGCCAAGACGAAAGAAGCTGTTTCCCTGTAGTCATAAGGGGTATGGGCAAGTTTGCCATCTTTGCACCCAACAACAGGCGATTTGGGAACAGAAACGACAGCAAAAACAAGATTGGGAGTCTACTTTTATGGAAGACCCCATTAATTTACGGGACTTGCCCGATCATGTGGTGATGAAGGCCCGATCGGTAATTGCCGCTTTACAAGAAAATAAGGATTATCGAGAATTTGGGGGAAAGCGTCTGCGCTACGATCGCTTTATCATCAGTATCCCCATTACCCGCAATTATCGAATGCTTTGCCGGGACTGCGGTACGATGTTAATTCCCCAAGAAGTTCTATCCCACGAGGATTATAACGTTAAGAAACCTGGTTGTTAGAGGGAAAGGGGACAAGGGGGACAAGGGGACAAGGGGACAAGGGGACAAGGGGACAAGGGGAATTTTTGCCTTCTGCCTTCTGCCTTCTGCCTTCTGCCTTCTGCCTTCTGCCTTCTGCCTNTCACAGTACCCAGTCCCTAGTCCCTAGTCCTTTTTTGTTGTTGAAACTGTTAGAGTTAAAAATATGCAAATTTACTTAGATTACAGCGCCACAACTCCGCCACGTCCAGAGGCGATCGCACTGATGCAACAAATCCTCACCGAACAATGGGGAAATCCTTCGAGTTTGCATGAGTGGGGGCAAAGGTCAGCAACAATATTAGAACAAGCGAGAATGCAGGTAGCAGGGTTAATAAATGCGCCTGCGGATGGGATTATTTTTACTTCAGGGGGTACGGAAGCTGATAATTTGGCGATTATGGGTGTGGCGCGATGTTATTCGCAACCGCAACATATAATTATTTCTAGTGTGGAACATTCGGCGATTTCGGAACCTGCAAAGTTGCTGGAAAGTTGGGGTTGGGAAATTACTCGTTTACCTGTGGATAGTTGGGGGTGGGTGAATCCGATTGATTTGGCAAATGCGTTGCGATCGAATACGGTTTTAGTTTCAATTATTTATGGTCAAAGCGAAGTCGGAACTTTGCAATCAATTGAAAAATTGAGCGAAATTACTCGTTCTCATGGGGCATTATTTCATACTGATGCGGTGCAAGTGGCGGGAAGATTGCCGATCGATGTGCAAAAATTAGGGGTGGATTTACTTTCCCTTTCCAGTCACAAAATTTATGGCCCGCAAGGTGTGGGCGCGTTGTATGTCCGTCCGGGTGTGGAGTTAGTGCCTTTGTTGGGTGGCGGGGGACAGGAAATGAAATTGCGATCGGGAACTCAAGCTGTACCAATAATCGCAGGTTTTGGGGTTGCGGCGGAATTGGCAGCACAGGAAATGAGTCAAGAAACGCTGAGATTAATGGGATTGCGCGATCGCCTTTTTGACCGTTTATCTAATCTGACAAATCTTCAAATTACTGGTCATCGTTGGCAGCGTTTACCTCATCATGTTAGTTTTTGTTTGCTAGATGCTGATGGGGAAAAATTAAGCGGAAAAACGATCGTCCGGCAATTGAATTTGGCCGGAATTGGTATTAGTGCTGGTGCTGCTTGTAACAGTGGTAAACTTAATCCTAGTCCAATATTATTGGCAATGGGTTACAGCCATCAAATGGCCAAAGCTGGAATTCGTCTGACATTAGGGCGTTATACTACGGAAGAAGATATTGATTGGACGGCAATGGTTTTACAACAAGTTTTACAAAGGTTGACTCCAGAACCCGCTTTATCTAAAGTCTAGTGCAGAAAGCAGAAGAAAAAAGACTTAGTGCTTTCATCTTTTGACTTTTGCACTTAATTATTAACGTTTACTTCTGTATAAATTAAATAGGTAATTATGTTGCCAATTTGTTTAGCTTATTTTGCTTCAAATTGTTTATTAGAAAATGCGATCGTCCCCAACAAGTTAGCTAATTCATCTTCTAAGATTTCCGTAGAACAGTATTTTTGTCAAGGTAAGCGAGATTATTTCAATTATAAATTAGATACTGCTTTGACAAATTTCTATCAAGCTTTGCGGCGTAATCCTAACTATGCTGATATTTATTTTTATCGAGGTAACAGTTATACATTATTAGGAAATTTACCAACTGCACTGAATAATTTTAATTTTTTGTTGCGCCTCAAACCTGATTTTCCCAATGCTCATTTAGTATATGCTAATCGGGGAACTGCTTATGCGCGATCGAAAAATTATCGGGCAGCTATAGCTGATTATACCCAATCGATCAGATTGAATAGTTCTACACCTTTAGTGCGGGAAAATAGAGGATTTGCTTATTATTTTTCCGGTTCTCCCCAAGCAGCGATCGCTGATTTTCAAGCCGAAGGGAGATTATTTAGATTCAAATTTACGCAAATGATGGAGTTAATTGAAGCAATCCGGCATAAAGACGAAAGTAAATTAAAAACTAATTGGCCGATTATTGCTCCAAATAAATCACAAGAAATGAAAGACTGTAAAAATTAATAAGCAGAAAATTGAGATTAAAACACTTAATTTATTGATTATTAGTTGCCTTTAATTCCGAAAATTGCGTGCCAAAGTTTTGAGAATGATTTGATTTGTTAAGGGCGACAATTTCTTTATGATGGATCGTATTAATTGCTACTTGCCAAGAAAAAGCGAATGATTGAAAAGATTCGGGGGAAATGCGATCGTTATCCCAATCTTGCACCACTTTGCGAAAAATTTGAAATAATTCTTGGCGTAAGTTGTCTAATTCCTCTTTATCATCGGTTTTTCGTGCTGTTTCAATTAAAGCTAAAATTTGTAAATTGTACTTATCAGCACGGTTCTTTTGTTTAGCTAAAACATTAGAACGTAAAGACCATACACTAGAAACCAATAAAGTAACAACAGACATTAATAAAGCAATTACTTCAGCATTTTCAGTCAAAAAAGCAGGTTTTTCCCGATCGTAATAATCCCTAGCACCTTGATGTAAAGCCACACCCAAATTTTGCCCTATATCTGGTTGAGAAATAGTAGCAGCCTTCGGTTCAACTTTCACCAAATCATGACGATATTCATATAAAATACTAGTAATTTCCTTAACTAATTGTGGGGAAATATTTTCATTAGTGATTAACGCTGCTTGTACGCCGACAGTAGGTAAATTTTCATTAGGAACAGCTGGAATAGCCTTATAAGTTCCTTTAGGAATTGTGCTATCAATCAAATAAGGATAAGAAATTCGCATTGCTGCTGCTTGGTCAATAGGAATCATTCTTGCTTGAGTTGTTCTGAGTAATTCCTTTGTCCAACTATTACCAATAGCTAAGGTGCGAAAAACAGCGTCTACTTGTCCGCTCCGAAAAGCTATTGTTGCTTGTTCAGGAGTCATTTGAAACCACTTAAAATCCGTAGGTTTTAAATCATAATGTTGAGCCAAAATCCAAAAAGCATTATAAGAACCACTACCTTTAGGCATTAAAGCAATGCGTTTACCCTTCAGATCGAAAATAGTTTGAATTTGAGATTTTTGTGCAGCAACTAAATGAAAAACTTCTGGGTAAAGTAGAGCCACAGCACGAGCGGAAGGTTTAGCAGGGGTGTCGTTCTGCACTAAAGCAAATTGTACTTTGCCATCATGCAAAAGTTGCATATTTTCATCGGCTCCATTGGTAGGTATTACTTGTACTTGAATACGAGGTTCATTTTTAAAAATTACGCGCTGAATTGCCGTTCCAAAATTATAGTAATCTCCACCTTGACTACCCGTAGCAAGTTTAAGTTCGATCGTACTATTTTTCTCTTTAATTAACTTCCAAATAGCCCCACCAGTGATTGCTATACATAAAACAGCGATCGAAACAGAAGCAATTAATTTACGGCTCATGAATTTTAAATGCTGTGAGTGGCGTTCTGAATAATATTATTAATGGTAATAAGATAACCTGAAACTTAGCCACAAAACCTTTATGGTGGAACTTCCCAAAACCTTAGAAGAAGCGATCGCCCAAGCTAAACAAGCTACCCTAACTGCGATCGCAGACGGACAAAATAGAATCCAAGTGGAAATGGTATTTCCCGAAATCGCCTTGCAAGCGCAGTCTATAGCATTAGAATTTCTCCCTGTGTTTGACAATCTAGCAACTTTCAAGAAAAGCGAAGACTCCGAGGAAAAAACTCGTCCCCAAGTGAAAGTGTTTTTCCCCGATGCAGGTGCGGCAGCGTTAGCGCGACGCGACTGGGGAAAAGATACTCCCTACAAATTAGAAGATATTGGTTTAGGTAGATTGCCAATTCAAGATAAAATTGCTCCTGAAGATGATGTTTTTCTATTAGTCGATCCCAGTTCTGTGGAAGTGGGAGAAGTAGAAAAAATTTGTAATGCAGTTGGCGATCGACCTGTAGTTTTACTCAATCCCCACTTAGAAGATGCGGGTACCGTAGGAATTGGTTACACCGCCCGTCAATTACGTCAACGTTTATTTAGTACACTTTTTTCCTGTTACTATGTTCGTCCATTAGAAGGCGCAGCAATTTTCCGTTGCTATCCAGGTTTATGGCAAGTTTGGTTAGAAACAAACGGCGAATATCAATTGTTAGTCGAATTACCCAACAAACCTGTTGGCGAAGAGATCGATCGAATTTTAATGTCCGCCACTCAACCCACAGATGATAACTCTAGTGATGCACCAAAACCGAAAAAACCCGGAATTTTTGCTAGTATGCAACGCTTTTTACGTGCTTTAAATAACTAGCTTTAAATAGGGTGGAAAATTTTCCACTCTATTTATTTAGGTAGCGATCAATTTCAAAATTTATACCAATTCTCTATATAGAGGCGACATATCATCAACCCCCGGCTGTCGCCGTCCCCCTACCCTGCGGGAAGGCTACGCCTATAGCAAGGGGGACGACAGGGGGTGATCAATCTGTAGCAAACATTTAGAGAATTGGTATTAGATTGTTTGGGGAAGATAATACTCAAATGTATTGGGAAATATCCTCTTTACATTCATCAGCTAAATAAGAAAGTGCCCGAAACCGCAAACCTACTAACTGTTCATACAAAGGATTAAGCTTACACATAGGCGGAATATGGATTACCTTATGTCCAAATAAAACAATATCGCGTTCAAAAGGACATTGGGGAGGAATCATTTTGCATAAAAATCGGGCCATATAAGGACTATCAATTTCCATGTCATCCAAAAACTTACGGACAGGCTGTAAAGTAGGAAAAATAGGCTTTCCTTGCGAAGAAAGTTGATGATCTTTTACTTCTAAAGTTTCTGGACTTAATAAAGCTGTCAAAGCTTCTAAAATATCTAACTTTTCACCTAATAAAGCCGTACAAAATTCTCGTAATACCTTATCTTCGGATTCCGAATAAGTACCATTAGCTAAAGCCACAATAACTGCGGTTCTCACAAAGTTTTCTGTTATAGATTTATTGCCATGTAAAGCAGCAGCTAATTCAGTTGCAGAAATTGGATGTAGAGAACCAAGATTTGTATCGGGATAAATGTTATCTTGCAGTAAATTTTCGATAACTTCTTTTTCTTCTTCATTATATTCGCCATCTGCCCAAGCAACAGTGAGAAGCCCGCGTAGACAAGCACTAAATTGCTGATTTTGGGTTCGCACTCTTCCTGCTAGCACGCGAATAATATTTACGCCAATTTCTGGGTTTTCTCTAATTATTTGGTAAATGTGTTCTTGAGTTAATACTAAACATTTACAAGTTGACAAAGTTGTGACTGAAACTGAATGGGGTTGAGGATCGAAGATGGACATTTCCCCAAAATATGCGCCAGTTTCTAACTGTGCTAATTGTAAACCACCTAAATGAACTTGAACGGTACCAGAAATTAAAATATAAAGAAAAGAACCAGTTCCCCCTTGTTTAAAAATTGTGTAACCTGCGGGAAACTCTACTTCAGAAAATTTATTAGCAAGTCGTGATAGAACTTCTTCCCGATCGATATCCCGAAACATAGGGATATTTTGTAAAAGTTGCAGATTAGTTTCACTGAGCATCATAAACAATTACTCCATTTCTAATTTTCAATGTAAAATATTGCGACTCATAGTTGGGTTTCAGGTTTGTTTTTTCAATTTTAAGTAAAACAGTTCTTCTGAAGCACCAAACAAGCGATTAAATTTACGAACTCTTTGAGCAAGTACGCGAATCAAATTCAAGGCAATATTAGGACTTTCCTTAATTGCTTGATAGACTTGTTCCCCAGTTAAAACTAAACATTTGGATTCTTCCACAGCAGTAGCGGAAGCAGAACGAGGACGCGATTCAAATAAAGCCATTTCGCCAAAATATGCACCAGGTTCTAAAAAAGCGAGAGTGAAATCATCTAAATGTACTTTTACTTTACCAGACACCAAAATATACAGTAATTGTCCCTCATCACCTTTAGTAAAAATTGTCTGATTAGCAGGAAATACAACTTCTTCTAAAGTCTTGGCGAGTTCGGGTAAAAAATCATTTTGTTCAATTTCTTGAAAAATTGCGACTTCCTGAAGGAAGCGCAGACGAGTTTCTAAATCAGTCATTGGTTATTAGTAATTAAAGATTTGGCAAAAATCAAAAATATTTGGATTGTCATCTGCGTACCCTACGGGAAGGCTGCGCCTATATCTGCGTTTATCTGCATTAATCTGCGTTCTCAAATCAAGATTGTGCCTCCCATCAAAAAACTAAAAGTACATCTGTGTTCATCTGTGGTTAAAAACTAGCACAATTAGTAAGGTGCGTCAGAAATTCAATCCCTGATACGATCGATTAAACTTATCATCTGACGCACCCTACAACTCAAAAA
This genomic interval carries:
- a CDS encoding IctB family putative bicarbonate transporter translates to MNSAWQKITLSNLPLAQWRSTSYLYQLVGSLAAWRRGSWLMQWGEALGALLVSLVFALAPFVSNDLVGVLLLASGGFWLLLTLSDEAGAGVTPIHLLVLLYWGISAVATAMSPVKAAALVGLVKLTLYLLFFALMARVLRSPRLRSAIVTVYLHVALIVSVYGLRQWIFGAAQLATWVDAESTLAKTTRVYSYLGNPNLLAAYLVPAIALSLAAIFTWRGWICKALAVVMFGVNSLCLILTYSRGGWIGFVVMLFTFLLLLFYWFSVYLPSFWRIWSLPILLGGMAGFVVLAVLFVEPLRDRVFSIFEGREDSSNNFRLNVWAAVQEMIADRPILGIGPGNTAFNKVYPLYMRPRYTALSAYSVILEVLVETGFIGLMCFLWLLLVTFNQGWQQLRHLREFASQQAFWLMAAIASLLGMLAHGAFDTVLYRPEVNTLWWFMIALIASYYHDLRQAVRE
- a CDS encoding DUF655 domain-containing protein, which gives rise to MLHLPTWNLSKILPVIVLAFSFSACQKAVTQTTNPLPLPQDPFVQVYFNHTQLSEYIEPYRKQKRSGDNLEQVLIDTINTAKSTVDIAVQELRLPKVAQAIVDRQKAGVKVRVILENNYSRSWSKFTADEIAKLPPREQDRYKEYRKLIDQNEDEKLDVAEINQRDALIILENAKVPIIDDTADGSAGSGLMHHKFVIVDNQTLVITSANFTTSDVHGDLQNLDSLGNDNSLLKINSPELATIFTEEFNLMWGDGVGGKPDSKFGVKKPHRPVQNVDLGTVNISVQFSPTSQKIPWEESSNGLIGKTLVTATESIDLALFVFSEQQLADILATNHQRKVKIRTVIEPDFAYRYYSEGLDMMGVALVNDCKYEMNNRPWQNPINTVGTPLLRKGDLLHHKFAVIDGKIAIAGSHNWSEAANSNNDETLVIIKSPKVAAHFQREFDRLYADAQLGLPDRIKQKIKTQTQQCPQIQTASKPVRENSNFPRTPETQIVEKVNLNTATQQELEALPGIGPKLAQEIIKARQQKPFTSLEDLDRVPGIGPRLLEKLKDRVTW
- a CDS encoding DUF7682 family zinc-binding protein translates to MPRRKKLFPCSHKGYGQVCHLCTQQQAIWEQKRQQKQDWESTFMEDPINLRDLPDHVVMKARSVIAALQENKDYREFGGKRLRYDRFIISIPITRNYRMLCRDCGTMLIPQEVLSHEDYNVKKPGC
- a CDS encoding cysteine desulfurase family protein, which gives rise to MQIYLDYSATTPPRPEAIALMQQILTEQWGNPSSLHEWGQRSATILEQARMQVAGLINAPADGIIFTSGGTEADNLAIMGVARCYSQPQHIIISSVEHSAISEPAKLLESWGWEITRLPVDSWGWVNPIDLANALRSNTVLVSIIYGQSEVGTLQSIEKLSEITRSHGALFHTDAVQVAGRLPIDVQKLGVDLLSLSSHKIYGPQGVGALYVRPGVELVPLLGGGGQEMKLRSGTQAVPIIAGFGVAAELAAQEMSQETLRLMGLRDRLFDRLSNLTNLQITGHRWQRLPHHVSFCLLDADGEKLSGKTIVRQLNLAGIGISAGAACNSGKLNPSPILLAMGYSHQMAKAGIRLTLGRYTTEEDIDWTAMVLQQVLQRLTPEPALSKV
- a CDS encoding tetratricopeptide repeat protein yields the protein MLPICLAYFASNCLLENAIVPNKLANSSSKISVEQYFCQGKRDYFNYKLDTALTNFYQALRRNPNYADIYFYRGNSYTLLGNLPTALNNFNFLLRLKPDFPNAHLVYANRGTAYARSKNYRAAIADYTQSIRLNSSTPLVRENRGFAYYFSGSPQAAIADFQAEGRLFRFKFTQMMELIEAIRHKDESKLKTNWPIIAPNKSQEMKDCKN
- a CDS encoding TAXI family TRAP transporter solute-binding subunit — encoded protein: MSRKLIASVSIAVLCIAITGGAIWKLIKEKNSTIELKLATGSQGGDYYNFGTAIQRVIFKNEPRIQVQVIPTNGADENMQLLHDGKVQFALVQNDTPAKPSARAVALLYPEVFHLVAAQKSQIQTIFDLKGKRIALMPKGSGSYNAFWILAQHYDLKPTDFKWFQMTPEQATIAFRSGQVDAVFRTLAIGNSWTKELLRTTQARMIPIDQAAAMRISYPYLIDSTIPKGTYKAIPAVPNENLPTVGVQAALITNENISPQLVKEITSILYEYRHDLVKVEPKAATISQPDIGQNLGVALHQGARDYYDREKPAFLTENAEVIALLMSVVTLLVSSVWSLRSNVLAKQKNRADKYNLQILALIETARKTDDKEELDNLRQELFQIFRKVVQDWDNDRISPESFQSFAFSWQVAINTIHHKEIVALNKSNHSQNFGTQFSELKATNNQ
- a CDS encoding DUF1995 family protein, which codes for MVELPKTLEEAIAQAKQATLTAIADGQNRIQVEMVFPEIALQAQSIALEFLPVFDNLATFKKSEDSEEKTRPQVKVFFPDAGAAALARRDWGKDTPYKLEDIGLGRLPIQDKIAPEDDVFLLVDPSSVEVGEVEKICNAVGDRPVVLLNPHLEDAGTVGIGYTARQLRQRLFSTLFSCYYVRPLEGAAIFRCYPGLWQVWLETNGEYQLLVELPNKPVGEEIDRILMSATQPTDDNSSDAPKPKKPGIFASMQRFLRALNN
- a CDS encoding Crp/Fnr family transcriptional regulator; the protein is MTDLETRLRFLQEVAIFQEIEQNDFLPELAKTLEEVVFPANQTIFTKGDEGQLLYILVSGKVKVHLDDFTLAFLEPGAYFGEMALFESRPRSASATAVEESKCLVLTGEQVYQAIKESPNIALNLIRVLAQRVRKFNRLFGASEELFYLKLKKQT